The nucleotide sequence TAGAGTGGTGACTCATGATTGGGATTTGTTTCCAACACTTGTATTGCGACGGGCACTAACTTGAATCATTtgtccagccttaccaatcacattgatcagagattcctagtATTACTTTCTATTTCGCTTAAACAAGGGGTGTcccgacaaacacgggacgtcccccggatttgcatttggtcatttcaaatacctcctaaggacccaacaataacgttataccggggacatggggaggacgtttgtttattcacacatggcagcggagttgagagcgctctgAAATTTGCTcctagacgcacaacttcataaactgtatgatatgttgccttagactacggtatgctaatgcagctactgctagagagACTAacagactagatagatagatactttagtcatccccagacatgtaacgtgaagtcgtgcatggatgtgatgtctccgtcctgcaggcggtagccagagcgctctcaactccCTGACCTGAGTCTGAAAGATCTAGGTGggtggagccaggctactcaggTTACGATTAataagtgtaatagtttaaaaatcaatTGCGATTAATacgtttaaaaaaatattttgattaatatctgtaatagtttaaaaatctatttagattaataaatgtaatagtttaaaaatcaattaaaattaataaatgtaatagtttaaaaatcaatTTCGATTAataagtgtaatagtttaaaaaacaattaaaattaATATGTGTAATAATTTTCAaaagtattcaaatgactaaatattttTAGCTACTCATAACTACTAACAGAtaataaaatactatacattctTAACAAAATACATACACTTATATACTCACTCATACACTTGATATGAATTTCATAATATATGAAGTAGAGTAataacctgactccgccagatggatttgctccgcatatccatctgggaacttttcATTGAAGAAATTTTGGGAAGGGGcggaaatactggttagctgattggataaaccatttGTCTATCACCACCTTTGTTGGTTATtgacgggccaaatcaaccaattagatgaacaaagtgttcttctaatgcctttttttttaacatacaattaagttaggtaacgtaactaacgttaagatgttttaacttaccatttgtatttgacatgaacctaatcaacgacaattcccatcaagttttcatggtaggccctacacttctgaagaaagtatattcctccattatgaactggaatcggccgtggaggatgtctgtgtcgttcattcctcccagctgcatggctgagactcatagcttcagcttacccaggaatactttctaatttgaataaaacttgcacgatagctatgctcatctcatctgtggatgccgTCATGTTGTTCGTTGCGTCACACCTCAACCCGCCTCAAAGCCAACGCTGATTGGACGTTCgtttggtgaactgctccaaattctCTTTATCGAAAagttgccagactgatctgcgagtgaaaccctgaagctcgcgagatcaggatggtctcatgAGGCTAGTATTGTGGCGTAGGCATCACTGCGTTTGTGTCAATTAAATCTCAATTTAATTGTACTTATAGAGTGCCAAAAATAGCGCCAGTGGTAGACAATcatagaaaagaaaagaagtccatgggtaacaggggtgaGGAAACATTCCCTAGAatttggagatacatataggaagaaacctcgagcagatccacgactcaagggcctgacccatctgcctagggtcagataCAGGACAGTGAGGTCTGTATACCTGAAAGATGAATAAgttagtcaggtgtagagaatagaacattgtgtttaatgtcaataagtaaATCAAGGTGTTGGGGGCCCAAATCAAatcaattcttgacttggtatcgaaacaataattttggtattgtgataacaacacacacacacacactctcctgatgtgcaccactctctctccctgtccaggTGCGTTGGTGGCCAAGTTCAGCCGTCCAGGCAAGCGGTGCGAGGAGCTGGTGTTCAGTcgccaggcgtgtgtgtgtgagctggacggcgaggtgtgtgtggtgttccgTGTGTGTAACACCACGGGCCTCCCGCTGCagaacgtgtgtgtgagcgccGTGCTGCTGGAAcgagaccaacacacacacagcgtgcgGCAGACCGAGCTGGACTTCCGGGTGCCGGGCATGGGGTCGCGACCTTGCCCCCTCTTCCTGTCACCTCTGACCTTTGGCCACCCCCTGACCCCCAGCAGTCGCCTGGGACAAGCGCTGACCTCCAGCAGCCAATCACAGTTCGAGCTGGTGGTGTTCCTGTCCGCCTCCCAGGAGACAGGCTCCACCCACCAGCGGCGCACGTCCTACCTGCCCACGGAGATCCTGCACGGCCGCCGCTTCGCCACGGAGACCGCTCACCGCTGCCATGACAACCACTGCTTCCAAACACTGCCCTGGACACCAGAGCCCACACTGGCCACTGCAGCAGAGCCGGCTCAGGAACAGCACGAGGGTgtggaagagagtgtgtgtgagagcgggagtgtgtgtgagcagggtgcgggagagtgtgtgtgaaagcgtaagtgtgtgtgagagcatgagtgtctgttgtgtgtgtgagcagggtgcgggagagtgtgtctgagaacatgagtgtgtgtgagcagggtgtgggagagtgtgtgtgagagcgtgagtgtgtgttgtgtgttttagcaGGCTGAGGGACAGTGCgagggtgtgtgagagcatgagtgtgtgggagtgtgtgttgtgtatttgaGTAATTATGTgttactgtgaatgtgtgtgagagatagtgtgtgtgtgtgtgtaccagtttggcagtgtgtgtgtgtgtgtgtgtgatcctgatTTATCAGTTGAATGTAGAAACCAGCGCAGATCTGAGCTCCGGAATCATCTTGGGCTGGTCtcatgtgtgtgagcagggtgggctcatgtgtgtgagcagtgtgtgagcAGGGTGCTGGGCtcatgtgtgtgagcagggtgCGGGAGAGTGTGTATAAATGTGGCGGCTGAAAAACTAGCGTAGTTTAGATATCATGCCCATGTGGAACACTAGTGTAGTTTAGATATCATGCCCATGTGGAACACAAGTGTAGTTTAGATATCATGTCCATGGAACACTAGTGTAGTTTAGATATCATGTCCATGGAACACTAGTGTAGTTTAGATATCATGCCCATGTGGAACACTAGTGTAGTTTAGATATCATCCCAATAGAACACTAGTGTAGTTTAGATATCATGTCCATGGAACACTAGTGTAGTTTAGATATCATGTCCATGGAACACTAGTGTAGTTTAGATATCATGCCCATGTGGAACACTAGTGTAGTTTAGATATCATGTCCATGTGGAACACTAGTGTAGTTTAGATATCATGTCCATGGAACACTAGTGTAGTTTAGATATCATGTCCATGTGGAACACTAGTGTAGTTTAGATATCATGTCCATGGAACACTAGTGTAGTTTAGATATCATGCCCATGTGGAACACTAGTGTAGTTTAGATATCATGCCAATAGAACACTAGTGTAGTTTAGATATCATGCCCATGTGGAACACTAGCGTAGTTTAGATATCATGCCCATGTGGAACACTAGTGTAGTTTAGATATCGTGCCAATAGAACACTAGTGTAGTTTAGATATCATGCCCATGTGGAACACTAGCGTAGTTTAGATATCATGCCCATGGAACACTAGTGTAGTTTAGATATCATGTCCATGGAacacaaccccaaaacagaaaaagttgggatgttgtgtaaaatgtaaataaaaacagagagatagtgtgtgtgtgtgtgtaccagtttggcagtgtgtgtgtgatcctgatTTATCAGTTGAATGTAGAAACCAGCGCAGATCTGAGTTCCGGAATCATCTTGGGCTGGGCtcatgtgtgtgagcagggtgggctcatgtgtgtgagcagggtgcgggagagtgtgtgtgtgagcagtgtgtgagcagggtgcgggagagtgtgtgtgtgagcagtgtgtgagcAGGGTGCTGGGCtcatgtgtgtgagcagggtgc is from Alosa alosa isolate M-15738 ecotype Scorff River chromosome 15, AALO_Geno_1.1, whole genome shotgun sequence and encodes:
- the kcnj13 gene encoding inward rectifier potassium channel 13, which produces MTVDTKAPLMPSIQRMVSKDGRFLYQVPAPTSQTRAWLKVRRDLMGVWLNLRWRWVILIFCCAFLLQWLVFATLWYVLVWNSGGLDRAEAFDPLTGDLGDMPCVLNLNSFSGAFSFAVETHLTIGYGTVYPNPNCQHTVLLLTVQMLVALVTDAITIGALVAKFSRPGKRCEELVFSRQACVCELDGEVCVVFRVCNTTGLPLQNVCVSAVLLERDQHTHSVRQTELDFRVPGMGSRPCPLFLSPLTFGHPLTPSSRLGQALTSSSQSQFELVVFLSASQETGSTHQRRTSYLPTEILHGRRFATETAHRCHDNHCFQTLPWTPEPTLATAAEPAQEQHEGVEESVCESGSVCEQGAGG